The following DNA comes from Cedecea neteri.
TTTTACGGCGTATGCTTAAATTTACCGCCGGGCAAACACCAGCAGCCACTTCTACGCCAGCTGCGCCTGAGCGCGCTGCGGCTCCCGTTGTTGAAGAAAAACCTGCGAACACCGCTCGTAACCGCGTGCGTGCCGTTCGTGAGCTGCTGCTTTCCGACGAGTATGCTGCCCAGAATAAAGCCGTAAACCGCTTTATGATGGTGCTGTCCACGCTGTATCAGCTGGATGCAAAAACCTTCGGCGAAGCCACTGAATCACTGCACGGCCGCACCCGCGTCTATTTTGCTGGCGATGAGCAAACGCTGCTGGCAAACGGCAATCAAACCAAGCCGAAACATGTTCCGGGCACCCCATACTGGGTGATTACCAATACGAATACTGGTCGTAAATGCAGCATGATCGAACACATCATGCAGTCAATGCAGTTCCCTGCGGAGCTGATTGAAAAGGTTTGCGGCACTATTTAAAAACCTGGCGTCAGTAAGGAAGAGCCAATGGCTAACCACGATCGTGCGGGCCAACCTGCACAACAGAGCGACTTGATTAACGTAGCCCAGCTTACGGCGCAGTATTACGTGCTTAAGCCAGTGGTGGGGAATAGCGAACACGCGGTGAAATTCGGGACCTCCGGCCACCGTGGTAGTGCCGCACGTCATAGCTTTAACGAACCTCATATTCTGGCGATTGCGCAAGCTATCGCTGAAGAACGGGCGAAGAATGGGATCACCGGTCCGTGCTATGTGGGCAAAGATACCCATGCGCTGTCCGAACCTGCGTTTATCTCCGTGCTGGAAGTGCTGGCCGCCAACGGCGTGGATGTCATTGTGCAGCAGGATAATGGCTACACGCCGACGCCTGCGATTTCTAATGCCATCCTGGTGCATAACCAAAAGGGCGGCGCTCAGGCAGACGGGATTGTGATCACGCCATCCCATAATCCACCGG
Coding sequences within:
- the seqA gene encoding replication initiation negative regulator SeqA, whose translation is MKTIEVDDELYRYIASQTKHIGESASDILRRMLKFTAGQTPAATSTPAAPERAAAPVVEEKPANTARNRVRAVRELLLSDEYAAQNKAVNRFMMVLSTLYQLDAKTFGEATESLHGRTRVYFAGDEQTLLANGNQTKPKHVPGTPYWVITNTNTGRKCSMIEHIMQSMQFPAELIEKVCGTI